GGTCATTCCACCCCACAGGCCGCCGACAATAATTCCAAAAGCAACGGCCAGGAACCCGACATGCAGGTCTTCATTAATGCAGCTGATGATGACAACGATGCATAGCGCTATGATAGACATAATTGCTGCTATTGACAATTCCATTCTTCCATTTCCTCCTCATCCAACTAAATTTAGTACATTTTTCTACGGTCAGTTAGACTAAGACAGCTTATAAGTTGATGGGTCAATAAGGCAGCCGACGGACCATGAGCAGTGCTTAAGAAACAGCCAATACATAACAATGCTATAATCCCATCTGTAACCAGCCTAAAGGCATCCCCCCTTTACTCTACCCACATTGGGCAGATAATTGCTTTTATTCAGACAATTATCTGCCCAATATATTATTCTGATAATTTAATTAAACAAAAAACGCTACTCAAATTCCTACTATCTCCAATGTGAGAATGGCAATTGCTTAGCGTGGGTGGTACAATTATTACTTTCTCGATGTAACAAAAAAGCCTCTTTTTTTAGTGCAAAATAATGCAAAAATGCATACACTTTGTTGTATCTTTGCAATGCCAGAGGGTGAGAGGCGAGTCTCCCCCTCTGAACATTGAGAATTTCCGAAACGGAAAAACGGATTAGAATCCCAGAAGACCGAAAAACACATAGCAGACAATGCCGCCTACTACTGACATGGACAGACCCCAGATCAAGAGGTTGCGGAACAGTTTTGCTTTGTCTTCATGGTCACCGGCGCAAGCGATGCAAAGAGCGCCCAGAGTAGATAACGGTGAAGTATCAACCACATGGGATCCTACGTTGATGGTAGAGATCAAGGCAATCGGATCGCCGCCGCCGATTTCTTTAATCAAACCGGGCACCATGGGCAGGAACATCGGCATAACCACGCCGGAAGAGCTGGAGTAAGCCGAAATAATGCCAGGAATTACCCCCAGCCAGAAGTTGGCTGTAACAGGACCGGATACAGTACCGATCAATTTGATCAAGGCATTCAGGCCGCCGGCTTTATCCATTACATCAATCAGTACGGATACGCCGCAAACCATCATCATAACACCCCAGGGCATTACTTTGACAGCCGCCTTGCTGTCGCCTGAGCCGGTCAGCATCAGGACGCAGGAAAGAACAAAAGCAACTGAGCCAACATTAGACAGCATATTCATGACAATCTTCGGGAACAGGTTCTGCATGCCAGGCAAACCGGGCAGAACCACCAGCAGGATCAGTACGCCAACCATAGCCAGAGTCAGCCATTGGTGTTTATTGAAGGGTTCCGGTTTCGGCGCCAGTTCATCAATATCCAAGGTTGCGCCGCGCTGTTTGGTAATCCAGATCCAGCCGCCCAGGATAAAGAAACCGCCAATATTAATGATGCCCTGTACAACTGTGGAGTTAAAATGAATCTTCCAGGCCAGACCGTTCAAAGCATCCGCAGCAATGCCAAGCTGAGGCGCCATTTTGGCAATAATGCCGTTGGCAATAATGCCGGTAGGGGCAAAAGGCGAGAAGGCAGCGCCGTTAGCAGCGCCGACAACAATAAGGGTCATCAGGAAAGCAGGCATGCCAACGCGGGTAGCAATAGCCATGGCCACAGGCGCCATCAAAGCCGTACCGGCGATGTTGCCAGGTCCGATGGTGGTAACAAAAGTAGTCAACAGAAAAACGATCAAAGGAATCAAGGCCGTGTTGCCTTTGCAGAGACGAACCGAGTAAGCAGTCAGCTTTTCCATAGTGCCATTGGTCTGAGCCATACCGAACAGGAACGTGACGCCAGTCAGGATCATGAACAGGCTCAGTGGGAAGGACCCCATGACTTTAGCCCCGGTAAGGCCGCTGAACGCTCCGCCAACGATGATGGCAAAGCCGATACCCAGGAAACCTACGTTAAGGTCTTCGTTGATGCAGCTGATAACAACCACAATCACTAACGCAATGATCGAG
The nucleotide sequence above comes from Acetonema longum DSM 6540. Encoded proteins:
- a CDS encoding SLC13 family permease, with translation MEITTAAIASIIALVIVVVISCINEDLNVGFLGIGFAIIVGGAFSGLTGAKVMGSFPLSLFMILTGVTFLFGMAQTNGTMEKLTAYSVRLCKGNTALIPLIVFLLTTFVTTIGPGNIAGTALMAPVAMAIATRVGMPAFLMTLIVVGAANGAAFSPFAPTGIIANGIIAKMAPQLGIAADALNGLAWKIHFNSTVVQGIINIGGFFILGGWIWITKQRGATLDIDELAPKPEPFNKHQWLTLAMVGVLILLVVLPGLPGMQNLFPKIVMNMLSNVGSVAFVLSCVLMLTGSGDSKAAVKVMPWGVMMMVCGVSVLIDVMDKAGGLNALIKLIGTVSGPVTANFWLGVIPGIISAYSSSSGVVMPMFLPMVPGLIKEIGGGDPIALISTINVGSHVVDTSPLSTLGALCIACAGDHEDKAKLFRNLLIWGLSMSVVGGIVCYVFFGLLGF